From Pseudoalteromonas sp. R3, one genomic window encodes:
- a CDS encoding OmpH family outer membrane protein yields the protein MKNLFKTSAMALMATLMMGASASAFAHKVGLVDMQSIYGKLPQMAEIEKTLQAEFAERRQELEKLQGDIRFEAEKFKRESATMSEDQQAALREKIQGMQQELAKKGRPLEQEIKVRQNQELAKVQKLIVDAIEEVAKKGKYDEVRVKDTTIYFNPDKVSDLSDKIVEVVSKK from the coding sequence GTGAAAAACCTATTTAAAACTTCGGCCATGGCGCTGATGGCAACACTCATGATGGGTGCGTCTGCGTCTGCTTTTGCACACAAAGTTGGCCTGGTTGACATGCAAAGCATTTATGGCAAATTGCCGCAAATGGCAGAAATTGAGAAAACCTTGCAAGCTGAGTTCGCTGAACGTCGCCAAGAATTAGAAAAACTACAGGGTGACATTCGTTTCGAAGCTGAAAAATTCAAGCGTGAAAGCGCGACAATGAGTGAAGACCAGCAAGCAGCATTGCGCGAAAAGATTCAGGGCATGCAGCAAGAGCTGGCTAAAAAAGGTCGTCCTCTTGAGCAAGAAATCAAAGTGCGTCAAAACCAGGAGCTGGCAAAAGTTCAGAAACTGATCGTTGATGCCATTGAAGAAGTTGCCAAAAAAGGAAAATATGACGAAGTTCGAGTAAAAGATACGACAATTTACTTCAACCCTGATAAAGTTTCTGACCTGTCTGATAAAATTGTTGAAGTAGTCAGTAAAAAGTAA
- the bamA gene encoding outer membrane protein assembly factor BamA, translating to MPIKKHLAVTSLLGASFAALGQNSFIVEDLKVEGLQRVALGAALTHIPINVGDQIDDYTVSKTIKALFASGHFDDISAFRDGNQVIFKVKERPTIASIEFDGNKDIKDEQLQESLDQQNIRAGETLDRTVIDSVEKGLIEFFHSIGKYNAKIETSIVELPRNRVRLKLEFKEGDAASVRQINLVGNELFSDEELLKLAESQQDLPWWQFLSSDRYQKQTIEGDLEKIRSYYLDRGYLRFNIDSTQVSVSPERESVYVTANLTEGEQYMVKDFEFIGDLLGREELIRSVVPLKTGELYNGSIVTATEEFIKSYLARFGYANAEVRTVPDIDDENKEVKLTLAVDPGKRVYVRRIAVNGNQVTADHVVRREMTQLEGAWLSNQSLERSKLQIQRLPYMESVDFEVKPIPGIDDQVDVDFKVKEQPAGSFQAGVAYGSYGGLQFNVGVSESNFLGTGNQLAFNINTGRGSKRYTVSYTDPYFTPDGVSQGSSIFYSDFDGSKLGLIDYDQTNYGLGTNFGFPIDAVNRINFGVRWIEEELDRIPDYEQSRVMRLAFADPDNPDAGFDFTKYELSVGWSRITVNRGMFPTDGSRQNATFRITTPNSDLNFFKVNYDSRFYWPVSNDHRWVFSARAGLAYGNGYGEVNGFEQTLPFQEFYRITEMELRGFDRNTILPRALQRVPTSIGGTPLPDGTVTGSIGGDPQFDNLIEGGRIGGNAKALAGIEMIVPTPFMDEENTSSVRTSFFIDAANVWDTEFDADRYTNLSPDVYKTLSDYSDPSRFRVSTGLSVQWISPMGPMLISFAYPLKKEEDDETDFISFNISNTF from the coding sequence ATGCCTATAAAAAAACATTTAGCTGTAACGAGTTTACTGGGCGCGAGCTTTGCTGCTCTTGGGCAAAACTCCTTTATCGTAGAAGATTTGAAAGTTGAAGGCCTGCAGCGCGTTGCGCTGGGCGCTGCGTTAACGCACATTCCCATCAACGTTGGTGATCAAATTGACGATTACACTGTGTCTAAGACGATTAAGGCGTTATTTGCGTCCGGTCACTTTGATGATATTTCCGCATTCCGTGATGGTAACCAGGTTATTTTCAAGGTCAAAGAGCGTCCCACGATCGCCTCTATAGAGTTTGATGGCAATAAAGACATCAAAGATGAACAGCTACAAGAAAGCTTAGATCAGCAAAATATTCGTGCCGGTGAGACCCTCGACAGAACCGTTATTGACAGCGTTGAGAAAGGTTTGATCGAGTTTTTCCACAGTATCGGTAAATACAACGCCAAAATTGAGACGAGCATTGTTGAGCTGCCTCGAAATCGGGTAAGGCTGAAGTTGGAATTCAAAGAAGGTGATGCGGCATCGGTCAGGCAAATCAACCTGGTAGGTAATGAACTCTTTTCTGATGAAGAACTGTTAAAGCTGGCCGAGTCGCAACAAGACTTACCCTGGTGGCAATTCCTGTCGAGCGACCGTTATCAGAAGCAAACTATTGAAGGCGACCTTGAGAAGATCCGCAGTTACTATTTAGACCGCGGCTATTTACGATTCAACATAGATTCAACTCAGGTTTCTGTCAGCCCTGAACGCGAGTCTGTCTATGTCACAGCAAACCTGACTGAAGGTGAGCAGTACATGGTTAAAGATTTCGAATTCATTGGTGACTTGTTAGGTCGTGAAGAGCTGATCCGCAGTGTTGTGCCACTGAAAACTGGCGAGCTTTACAATGGTTCAATCGTAACGGCGACTGAAGAATTCATCAAAAGCTATCTGGCACGGTTTGGATATGCCAATGCTGAAGTGCGCACCGTTCCTGATATCGATGACGAAAACAAAGAAGTTAAGCTGACGCTGGCCGTAGACCCAGGTAAACGTGTCTATGTGCGTCGTATTGCTGTCAATGGTAACCAGGTTACTGCTGATCATGTGGTGCGTCGTGAGATGACTCAGCTCGAAGGTGCTTGGTTGTCTAACCAAAGCCTGGAGCGCTCAAAGCTTCAGATCCAGCGTTTGCCTTATATGGAAAGTGTCGACTTTGAAGTTAAACCAATCCCGGGTATTGACGACCAGGTCGATGTCGATTTCAAAGTAAAAGAACAGCCTGCAGGCAGCTTCCAGGCAGGTGTTGCCTATGGTTCATACGGCGGTTTACAGTTCAACGTTGGGGTGAGTGAATCTAACTTCCTCGGCACCGGTAATCAGCTGGCATTTAACATTAATACGGGTCGTGGTTCTAAGCGTTACACGGTATCTTATACAGATCCTTATTTCACGCCGGATGGTGTATCTCAGGGAAGTAGTATTTTTTACAGCGACTTTGATGGTAGTAAGCTGGGTCTGATTGACTACGACCAAACCAACTATGGCCTCGGAACTAATTTTGGTTTTCCAATCGATGCCGTTAACCGAATTAATTTCGGTGTTCGCTGGATTGAAGAAGAGCTGGATCGTATTCCTGATTACGAGCAGTCGCGCGTAATGCGTCTTGCCTTTGCCGATCCCGATAATCCGGATGCAGGGTTTGACTTTACCAAGTATGAGCTAAGTGTAGGCTGGTCTCGTATCACAGTGAACCGGGGTATGTTCCCGACAGATGGTTCACGTCAGAATGCCACCTTCAGGATCACCACGCCTAATTCAGACCTGAATTTCTTTAAAGTCAACTACGACTCACGTTTCTATTGGCCAGTCAGTAATGACCACCGTTGGGTCTTCTCTGCTCGCGCGGGACTTGCCTATGGTAATGGCTACGGAGAAGTTAACGGCTTTGAACAAACATTGCCATTCCAGGAATTCTACCGTATCACCGAAATGGAATTGCGCGGCTTTGACCGCAACACCATTTTGCCACGCGCGTTGCAACGTGTACCCACCTCTATCGGTGGCACACCACTACCAGATGGCACCGTAACGGGCTCAATTGGTGGCGATCCGCAATTTGATAACCTCATAGAGGGGGGGCGTATCGGTGGTAACGCAAAAGCGCTGGCAGGTATAGAAATGATTGTTCCGACTCCTTTTATGGATGAGGAAAACACCAGTTCAGTGCGCACCAGCTTCTTTATTGATGCTGCCAACGTTTGGGACACAGAGTTTGACGCCGATCGTTACACTAACTTGTCACCAGATGTTTATAAAACACTGTCAGACTACTCTGATCCAAGTCGATTCCGAGTGTCTACGGGCCTATCTGTACAGTGGATCTCGCCTATGGGACCTATGCTGATCAGTTTCGCCTACCCACTGAAAAAAGAAGAAGATGATGAAACAGATTTCATCAGCTTCAACATAAGTAATACTTTCTAA
- the rseP gene encoding sigma E protease regulator RseP, whose protein sequence is MLEFFWNLGSFIVALGILVAVHEYGHFWVARKAGVKVLRFSIGFGKPLVRWHDKLGTEYVIAAIPLGGYVRMLDERVDEVEASEQHLSFNNKPVLSRIAISAAGPLANFIFAIFALALMYMVGVQNAKPIVGGVTTNSIAELAQVQSGDRIISVDEQLVQSWQEVTFALMSGLGESEVILKVQDSKGQLALRQLDTRQWRLDEQDVPPLTSVGIEPYRPNLKLEIAQVAKGSAAEAGGLEVGDKLLRYNNESLDSWEQFVQLVQTSAQKRSHLVVQRAGEEIDLYPTPQGREDSAGVLTGYLGVVPVLEPWPEGYIETRQYGVFDSIVLGVKKTYDLTALSFEMIGNLLTGQVSVKNLSGPVGIAVGAGNSVSYGFVAFLGFLALISVNLGVFNLLPLPVLDGGHLMYYFIELIRKKPVSEKTQELGYKVGAVVLLALTCFALLNDVSRL, encoded by the coding sequence ATGTTGGAATTTTTCTGGAACCTGGGTTCTTTCATCGTCGCACTGGGGATCTTAGTGGCTGTACATGAATATGGCCATTTTTGGGTTGCCAGAAAAGCTGGCGTCAAGGTACTTCGCTTTTCTATCGGATTCGGAAAGCCCTTAGTACGTTGGCACGACAAACTCGGCACTGAATATGTGATAGCTGCGATTCCTCTGGGTGGATACGTTCGCATGTTAGATGAACGAGTGGATGAGGTTGAAGCATCAGAGCAGCACTTGTCTTTCAATAACAAACCCGTCCTTTCCAGAATCGCAATTTCAGCAGCGGGACCACTCGCAAACTTTATTTTTGCTATTTTCGCACTCGCTCTGATGTACATGGTTGGGGTGCAAAATGCTAAGCCCATTGTCGGAGGCGTAACGACAAACAGCATTGCCGAGCTGGCGCAGGTACAATCCGGAGACCGCATCATAAGTGTTGATGAGCAGCTGGTTCAGTCATGGCAGGAAGTAACATTTGCCCTGATGAGTGGTTTAGGCGAATCAGAGGTGATACTCAAAGTGCAGGACAGCAAGGGTCAACTTGCACTGCGTCAACTCGATACCCGCCAGTGGCGACTGGACGAGCAAGATGTACCACCCCTGACATCTGTTGGGATCGAACCCTATCGCCCCAATCTGAAACTGGAAATCGCTCAGGTTGCTAAAGGTTCAGCTGCAGAGGCTGGTGGATTGGAAGTTGGCGATAAATTGCTGCGCTACAACAATGAATCACTAGACTCCTGGGAACAGTTTGTCCAGCTAGTACAGACCTCAGCACAAAAGCGCAGTCATTTGGTTGTACAGCGTGCAGGAGAGGAGATAGACCTTTACCCAACACCACAGGGACGCGAAGACAGCGCTGGGGTGCTTACAGGCTATTTAGGGGTTGTCCCTGTGCTTGAACCCTGGCCCGAAGGCTACATTGAAACTAGACAATACGGGGTATTCGATAGTATCGTGCTGGGCGTTAAAAAGACCTATGATTTGACGGCGCTCAGTTTTGAGATGATTGGTAATTTATTGACCGGCCAGGTATCGGTCAAGAATCTCAGCGGTCCGGTTGGCATTGCTGTTGGTGCCGGAAATAGTGTGAGTTATGGGTTTGTCGCGTTTTTAGGCTTTTTGGCCTTAATTAGTGTGAACCTAGGGGTTTTCAACCTTTTACCCCTGCCGGTCTTAGATGGCGGGCACTTAATGTATTACTTTATTGAACTTATTCGCAAAAAACCGGTCTCTGAAAAGACACAAGAGTTAGGCTACAAGGTGGGTGCGGTTGTGCTCCTGGCGCTAACTTGTTTTGCACTACTTAACGATGTATCGAGGCTTTAG
- the ispC gene encoding 1-deoxy-D-xylulose-5-phosphate reductoisomerase, translated as MSDKQNLVILGSTGSIGTSTLDVVGRNSTHYQVFALVAGSNVSLVIEQALQYQPRYVVMRTEEAARQVNEALSAQSTEVLSGTQAMCDMAAHPDVDIVMSAIVGAAGLLPTLAAVEQGKKVLLANKESLVMSGQLFMDKVKRHGATLLPIDSEHNAIFQCLPTAVQNGQSNQLDTQGIKKILLTGSGGPFLNRAIDTLADVTVAEAVAHPNWSMGQKISVDSATMMNKGLEFVEAKWLFHCQADDIEVVIHPQSMIHSMVQYIDGSVIAQMGQPDMRTPIAYGLAYPERIEAGVKPLDFSDIVDFTFTKPDFNRYPNLKLAIDACRSGQSATTTLNAANEIAVAAFLNEQIGFCDIYRINAEVLERCHQEPLHSVDAIMAQDAQARRIARELITK; from the coding sequence ATGAGTGATAAACAAAACCTGGTTATCTTAGGGTCTACCGGCTCAATTGGTACATCCACGCTTGATGTCGTAGGCAGAAACAGCACGCATTATCAGGTTTTTGCACTGGTAGCTGGCAGCAATGTATCGCTGGTTATTGAGCAGGCCCTTCAGTATCAACCTCGTTACGTCGTAATGCGCACCGAAGAGGCAGCCAGACAGGTAAATGAAGCACTGAGCGCTCAGTCAACAGAAGTCCTCAGCGGCACTCAGGCAATGTGTGATATGGCAGCCCACCCTGACGTTGATATTGTGATGTCGGCTATCGTCGGCGCAGCCGGTTTATTGCCTACGCTGGCAGCGGTGGAGCAGGGCAAGAAAGTCCTGCTGGCCAATAAAGAATCGTTAGTGATGTCTGGTCAATTATTTATGGATAAAGTGAAGCGCCACGGAGCGACTTTGCTACCCATAGATAGCGAGCACAATGCCATTTTTCAGTGCCTGCCCACAGCAGTTCAAAATGGCCAGAGTAATCAACTCGATACCCAGGGGATCAAAAAAATCCTCCTTACCGGCTCTGGGGGCCCTTTCCTCAACCGCGCAATTGACACGCTGGCTGATGTTACCGTTGCAGAAGCGGTTGCACATCCTAACTGGTCAATGGGGCAGAAAATCTCAGTTGATTCCGCGACCATGATGAACAAGGGCCTTGAATTTGTTGAAGCAAAGTGGCTTTTTCATTGCCAGGCGGATGACATAGAGGTGGTGATCCACCCGCAAAGTATGATCCACTCTATGGTGCAGTACATTGACGGTTCTGTTATCGCACAGATGGGGCAACCTGATATGCGCACTCCGATTGCTTATGGTCTGGCCTACCCAGAGCGAATCGAAGCGGGTGTTAAACCACTCGATTTTTCAGATATTGTTGATTTCACCTTCACTAAGCCCGATTTCAATCGCTATCCCAATTTAAAACTGGCAATTGATGCCTGTCGCAGTGGTCAGTCAGCAACAACCACGTTGAACGCAGCGAATGAAATAGCGGTTGCTGCTTTTTTGAATGAGCAAATTGGCTTTTGCGATATTTATCGCATCAATGCCGAAGTGCTTGAACGCTGCCATCAGGAACCATTACACTCTGTGGACGCGATTATGGCACAGGATGCGCAGGCGCGCAGAATTGCCAGGGAATTGATCACTAAGTAG
- a CDS encoding isoprenyl transferase, with the protein MILTADAISQQSLPKHVAIIMDGNGRWAQARKRPRAFGHKKGVDSVRSAVQFCSKLGIESLTLFAFSSENWRRPEDEVSTLMELFLFVLSKEVKKLHKNNVKLSIIGDISRFPAGLQQKVADAEQLTESNTGLKLNIAANYGGRWDIVQATQSLAQRVASGEIQPTDITEEALSSQLTMADQSPLDLLIRTGGDYRISNFLLWQAAYAELYFTETLWPDFNEEAFSEALACYVSRERRFGCTGEQIKQLLAERKTTS; encoded by the coding sequence ATGATTTTAACCGCTGACGCAATTTCACAGCAATCTCTGCCCAAACATGTTGCCATCATTATGGATGGAAATGGTCGCTGGGCTCAGGCGCGCAAACGCCCCCGTGCATTTGGACACAAGAAAGGGGTCGATTCAGTTCGCAGTGCTGTGCAGTTTTGCTCTAAGCTAGGGATAGAGTCATTGACGTTGTTCGCCTTTAGTAGCGAAAACTGGCGTCGTCCTGAAGACGAAGTCAGTACTTTGATGGAATTATTCCTGTTTGTTTTGAGTAAAGAAGTTAAAAAGCTCCATAAGAATAATGTGAAACTGTCCATCATAGGTGACATCTCGCGCTTCCCAGCCGGGTTACAGCAAAAAGTCGCTGATGCAGAGCAGTTAACCGAAAGCAACACGGGTTTAAAGCTAAATATCGCAGCAAACTATGGTGGCCGTTGGGATATAGTGCAAGCGACCCAGTCCCTTGCGCAGCGAGTGGCCAGTGGTGAGATTCAGCCAACCGACATTACGGAAGAAGCGCTATCATCACAGCTTACCATGGCGGACCAAAGCCCACTGGATCTACTGATCAGAACGGGTGGAGATTATCGCATCAGTAATTTCTTACTGTGGCAAGCTGCGTATGCTGAACTCTATTTTACCGAAACGCTATGGCCAGATTTTAATGAAGAAGCGTTTTCAGAGGCGCTTGCCTGCTACGTTTCCAGAGAGCGACGTTTCGGTTGTACCGGCGAACAAATAAAACAATTACTCGCCGAGCGTAAAACAACAAGTTGA
- the frr gene encoding ribosome recycling factor — protein MIDDIKKDAQERMTKSVAALASQLSKIRTGRAHPALLDGISVSYYGADTPLNQVANVTVEDSRTLAISVFDKSLAQAVEKAIMASDLGLNPMSAGTVIRVPLPPLTEERRKDLIKIVRGEVEGGRVAVRNIRRDANGDVKSLLKDKEISEDEARQAEDEIQKLTDKFIKEMDTQLSAKEAELMEI, from the coding sequence GTGATTGATGATATTAAAAAAGATGCGCAAGAGCGCATGACAAAAAGTGTAGCTGCGCTGGCAAGCCAGCTGTCTAAAATCCGTACTGGCCGTGCACACCCGGCATTACTTGACGGTATTTCAGTATCTTACTACGGTGCTGATACGCCTCTGAACCAGGTTGCTAACGTGACGGTAGAAGACTCTCGTACTCTGGCTATCAGCGTATTCGACAAGTCTCTGGCACAAGCGGTAGAAAAAGCGATTATGGCGTCTGATTTAGGTCTGAATCCTATGTCTGCTGGTACAGTTATCCGTGTTCCACTTCCTCCATTGACTGAAGAGCGTCGTAAGGACCTTATCAAGATCGTACGTGGCGAAGTTGAAGGTGGCCGTGTGGCGGTACGCAATATCCGCCGTGATGCAAATGGTGACGTTAAGTCTTTACTTAAAGACAAAGAGATTTCTGAGGACGAAGCACGTCAGGCAGAAGACGAGATCCAGAAGCTAACTGATAAGTTTATCAAAGAGATGGACACCCAGCTGAGCGCGAAAGAAGCAGAGCTGATGGAAATCTAA
- the pyrH gene encoding UMP kinase yields MTINRKPVFRRVLLKLSGEALMGDEGFGIDPKVLDRMAQEIKELVELDVEVGLVIGGGNFLRGGSLAEAGMNRVVGDHMGMLATVMNGLAMRDALHRAFVNARLMSAIPLNGVCDAYNWAEAISLLKSGRVVIFSAGTGNPFFTTDSAACLRGIEIEADTVIKATKVDGVFSDDPVKNPDAELHRHLTYNEVIERELKVMDLAAFTLARDHNMPLSVFNMNKPGALKRVIMGEEEGTLISTQPAAE; encoded by the coding sequence ATGACTATCAATCGAAAACCTGTTTTTAGACGCGTTCTTCTTAAACTTAGCGGCGAAGCTTTGATGGGAGATGAAGGCTTTGGAATCGATCCTAAAGTATTGGATCGTATGGCCCAAGAAATAAAAGAACTTGTAGAACTCGACGTAGAAGTGGGTTTGGTTATCGGCGGCGGTAACTTCTTACGTGGCGGCTCTTTGGCCGAAGCGGGTATGAACCGCGTAGTGGGTGACCACATGGGTATGCTGGCAACTGTGATGAATGGTCTGGCAATGCGTGATGCTCTGCATCGTGCATTTGTGAATGCCCGTCTGATGTCTGCTATTCCACTCAATGGTGTATGTGATGCATACAACTGGGCAGAAGCAATCAGCTTGCTGAAATCAGGTCGCGTCGTGATCTTCTCAGCGGGTACTGGTAATCCGTTCTTCACGACAGATTCAGCAGCTTGTCTGCGCGGTATCGAAATTGAAGCGGACACTGTGATCAAGGCCACTAAAGTCGATGGCGTATTTAGTGATGATCCGGTGAAAAATCCGGACGCAGAACTACATCGTCACCTGACTTACAATGAAGTGATTGAAAGAGAATTAAAGGTTATGGACCTGGCGGCATTTACCCTGGCTCGTGACCACAACATGCCTTTAAGCGTATTCAACATGAACAAACCAGGCGCGCTAAAGCGTGTTATCATGGGTGAAGAAGAAGGCACTTTAATCAGTACACAACCAGCTGCGGAGTAA
- the tsf gene encoding translation elongation factor Ts, whose amino-acid sequence MAVTAALVKELRERTGAGMMDCKKALTETNGDIDLAIENMRKSGAAKAAKKAGNIAAEGTILIKQGEGFAALLEVNCQTDFVAKDENFLGFANTVLDAAAEAKTDIETLKAKFEETRVALVAKIGENINVRRVEYIDGENISAYRHGDRIGVVVTGDADEETLKHVAMHVAASKPDYLNPEDVPAEVVEKEKAVQVEIAMNEGKPAEIAEKMVVGRMKKFTGEISLTGQAFIMEPKKSVGEYLKEKGASVSSFIRLEVGEGIEKKEEDFAAEVAAQIAAAKGE is encoded by the coding sequence ATGGCTGTAACTGCTGCCCTAGTTAAAGAACTTCGCGAGCGCACTGGCGCTGGCATGATGGATTGTAAAAAAGCACTAACTGAAACTAACGGTGACATCGATCTAGCTATCGAAAACATGCGCAAGAGCGGTGCTGCTAAAGCGGCTAAAAAAGCTGGTAACATTGCTGCTGAAGGTACAATCCTTATCAAGCAAGGTGAAGGTTTCGCTGCACTTCTTGAAGTTAACTGTCAAACTGACTTCGTTGCTAAAGACGAAAACTTCCTAGGTTTTGCAAACACTGTTCTTGACGCTGCTGCTGAAGCGAAAACAGACATCGAAACTTTGAAAGCTAAGTTCGAAGAGACTCGTGTTGCACTAGTTGCTAAAATCGGTGAAAACATCAACGTTCGTCGCGTTGAGTACATCGATGGCGAAAACATCTCTGCATACCGTCACGGCGACCGTATCGGTGTTGTTGTAACTGGTGACGCTGACGAAGAGACTCTGAAGCACGTTGCAATGCACGTTGCTGCTTCTAAGCCTGACTACCTAAACCCAGAAGACGTACCTGCTGAGGTTGTAGAGAAAGAAAAAGCGGTTCAGGTTGAAATCGCTATGAACGAAGGCAAGCCTGCTGAAATCGCTGAGAAAATGGTTGTTGGCCGCATGAAGAAGTTCACTGGTGAGATCTCTCTTACTGGTCAAGCGTTCATCATGGAGCCTAAGAAGTCTGTTGGCGAGTACCTGAAAGAGAAAGGTGCTTCTGTTTCTTCATTCATTCGCCTTGAAGTTGGTGAAGGTATCGAGAAGAAAGAAGAAGACTTCGCTGCTGAAGTTGCTGCTCAAATCGCAGCTGCGAAAGGCGAATAA
- the rpsB gene encoding 30S ribosomal protein S2 yields the protein MANVSMRDMLQAGVHFGHQARYWNPKMKPFIFGARNRVHIINLEKTVPMFNDALKFLSNVASNKGKILFVGTKRAASEAVKEAAIQSEQFYVNHRWLGGMLTNWKTVRQSIKRLKDLETQSQDGTFEKLTKKEALMKTREMEKLEKSLGGIKDMGGLPDAIFIIDADHEHIAIREANNLGIPVVSVVDTNSNPDGVDFIIPGNDDAIRAIQLYTGAVATAITEGRESNIVAQAESDDFVEAE from the coding sequence ATGGCAAACGTTTCAATGCGCGATATGCTTCAAGCTGGTGTTCACTTCGGTCACCAGGCTCGTTACTGGAACCCTAAGATGAAGCCTTTCATCTTCGGCGCTCGTAACCGTGTACATATCATCAACCTGGAAAAGACTGTTCCTATGTTCAACGATGCACTTAAGTTCCTTTCGAACGTTGCATCTAACAAAGGTAAAATCCTTTTCGTAGGTACTAAGCGCGCTGCAAGCGAAGCAGTTAAAGAAGCAGCTATTCAAAGCGAGCAGTTCTACGTAAATCACCGTTGGTTAGGTGGTATGTTGACTAACTGGAAAACAGTTCGTCAATCAATCAAGCGTCTTAAAGACCTTGAGACTCAAAGCCAAGACGGTACTTTCGAGAAGCTGACTAAAAAAGAAGCTTTGATGAAAACTCGTGAAATGGAAAAGCTTGAGAAGAGCCTTGGTGGTATCAAAGATATGGGCGGTCTTCCAGACGCTATCTTCATCATCGATGCTGACCACGAGCACATCGCTATCCGTGAAGCAAACAACCTGGGCATTCCAGTAGTATCTGTTGTTGATACTAACTCTAACCCAGATGGCGTTGACTTCATCATCCCAGGTAACGATGACGCGATCCGCGCTATCCAGCTTTACACTGGTGCTGTTGCGACAGCTATCACAGAAGGTCGTGAAAGCAACATCGTTGCTCAAGCTGAAAGCGACGACTTCGTAGAAGCTGAGTAA
- the map gene encoding type I methionyl aminopeptidase, whose translation MSAVIKTPEEIEKMRVAGKLAAEVLEMIEPYVKPGVTTDELNTICHNYIVDVQQAVPAPLNYHGFPKSICTSVNHVICHGIPNDKPLKEGDIINIDVTVIKDGYHGDTSKMFFVGTPSIQGKRLSEVTQEALYIGIRMVKPGVRIGDIGAAIQKYAEGFNYSIVREYCGHGIGAEFHEEPQIVHYGKPGTGEALQAGMCLTIEPMVNAGKRHCKLLKDDWTVVTKDRSLSAQWEHTLLVTETGVEVLTLRSDDTIERVIEHKA comes from the coding sequence ATGAGTGCAGTGATCAAAACCCCTGAAGAAATCGAAAAAATGCGTGTTGCCGGTAAGTTAGCCGCTGAAGTATTAGAAATGATTGAACCTTATGTCAAACCAGGGGTGACGACCGATGAGCTGAATACCATTTGTCATAATTATATTGTGGATGTACAGCAGGCAGTGCCCGCACCACTTAATTACCACGGTTTCCCTAAGTCTATTTGTACCTCTGTGAATCACGTCATTTGTCATGGTATTCCAAACGACAAACCGCTCAAAGAGGGCGACATCATCAACATTGATGTCACAGTCATTAAAGATGGTTACCACGGCGATACTTCAAAGATGTTCTTTGTTGGTACGCCAAGTATTCAGGGTAAACGTTTGAGCGAAGTCACCCAGGAAGCTTTGTATATCGGTATTCGCATGGTAAAACCGGGCGTACGCATTGGTGACATCGGCGCTGCTATCCAAAAATATGCGGAAGGATTTAACTACTCTATCGTGCGCGAATATTGCGGCCACGGTATTGGTGCAGAGTTTCACGAAGAACCGCAAATCGTGCACTACGGCAAACCAGGAACCGGTGAAGCCCTGCAAGCCGGTATGTGCCTGACCATTGAACCTATGGTCAATGCCGGTAAACGTCATTGTAAACTGCTTAAAGACGACTGGACTGTAGTAACGAAAGATCGCAGCCTGTCCGCCCAGTGGGAGCATACTCTGCTGGTAACAGAAACTGGCGTCGAAGTCCTGACGCTGCGTAGCGACGACACCATTGAGCGGGTAATCGAGCACAAAGCATAA